A DNA window from Amycolatopsis sp. DSM 110486 contains the following coding sequences:
- the tal gene encoding transaldolase translates to MHTPLHDLVEHGQSPWVDYLSRPFVRGGELDRLAARGVSGVTSNPTIFRGAMTEGDAYDEQLREQLRRDSDPKETFLGLAVQDVRAACDELRSVFEASRTRQDGWVSLEVDPRLAHDTDGTITEAVRLSELVARPNLMVKIPGTTEGLPAIEETIARGIPVNVTLLFSLKRHRQAAEAYLRGLRRLRDSGGDLRKVASVASFFVSRVDTEADRRLRELGGHDDLLGTLAVANARLAYGTYLKVFNGPEWRDLSEDGATPQWCLWASTSMKDRSRPDVFYVEQLIGPGTVVTMPPETVEAFADHGSVADRLAEGVAGARHTLEAFAAAGVDYDDVVATLEREGVEKFTDSFRGLIDGIENKRGQLLDA, encoded by the coding sequence ATGCACACCCCGTTGCACGACCTCGTCGAGCACGGGCAGAGTCCGTGGGTCGACTACTTGTCGCGGCCGTTCGTCCGCGGCGGTGAGCTTGACCGGCTCGCCGCCCGGGGTGTGTCGGGCGTGACGTCGAACCCGACGATCTTCCGGGGCGCGATGACCGAGGGAGACGCCTACGACGAGCAGCTCCGTGAGCAACTGCGGCGCGACAGCGACCCGAAGGAGACTTTCCTGGGGTTGGCTGTGCAGGACGTGCGGGCGGCGTGTGACGAGCTGCGGTCGGTGTTCGAGGCGAGCAGGACAAGGCAGGACGGCTGGGTTTCGCTGGAGGTCGATCCGCGGCTGGCGCACGACACCGACGGCACGATCACCGAGGCGGTCCGGCTGTCCGAGCTGGTTGCGCGGCCCAACCTGATGGTGAAGATCCCGGGCACCACCGAGGGGCTGCCGGCCATCGAGGAAACGATCGCACGCGGGATTCCGGTCAACGTGACGCTGCTGTTCTCCCTGAAGCGCCACCGCCAGGCCGCGGAAGCCTACCTGCGGGGCCTGCGCAGGCTGCGTGACTCGGGTGGTGATCTGCGGAAGGTGGCTTCGGTCGCGTCGTTCTTTGTGTCCCGTGTGGACACCGAGGCCGACCGGCGGTTGCGTGAGCTGGGTGGGCACGACGACCTGCTCGGGACATTAGCGGTCGCGAACGCGCGGCTGGCCTACGGGACCTACCTCAAGGTGTTCAACGGTCCCGAGTGGAGGGACCTGTCCGAGGACGGTGCGACTCCGCAGTGGTGTCTGTGGGCGTCCACTTCGATGAAGGACCGGTCGCGCCCGGACGTGTTCTACGTCGAGCAGCTCATCGGACCGGGCACCGTGGTCACGATGCCGCCGGAGACGGTCGAGGCGTTCGCGGACCACGGGTCAGTGGCCGACCGGCTGGCCGAGGGCGTGGCCGGCGCCCGGCACACCCTCGAGGCGTTCGCGGCGGCCGGCGTCGACTACGACGACGTGGTGGCCACGCTGGAGCGCGAGGGCGTCGAGAAGTTCACCGATTCGTTCCGAGGGCTGATCGACGGGATCGAAAACAAGCGCGGGCAGCTGCTCGACGCGTGA
- a CDS encoding transketolase → MGDNDFRRELGKQLRVDSVRVSAKAGSGHPTSSMSAADLMAVLLDGHLRLDPAQPGDPHRDHLVFSKGHASPLYYSMYKAVGVISEDEFLTYRTFGSRLEGHPTPRFAPTDVATGSLGQGLPIGAGIALAGKRLDHLPFRVWVLCGDSEMAEGSIWEAFEHAAHYELDNLTVVVDVNRLGQTTETMLGWDVDTYAARARAFGWHAITLDGHDVEAIEAAYVEAEATTGRPTVLFAKTKKGSGVEAVENRPGKHGKPLDDPNAAIAELGGRRDLEVTLAEPDTSAPVRSHSRVELSLPLWDLGEEVATREAYGEALTALGAARSDVVALDGEVSNSTKSEMFAKAHPDRYFEMYIAEQQMIAAAVGFGVRGWTAYASTFAAFLSRAYDFIRMAAISRANLRLSGSHAGVSIGPDGPSQMALEDLAALRAVHGSVVLHPSDANQTARLVAELADREGISYLRTLRAKTVVRTGKDENVHIGGSRTLRSSADDQVTIVACGITVGEAEHAAARLADEGVQARVLDCYSVKPIDVAAVRAAARETGAVITVEDHWPEGGLGDAVLEALAELPDAVVVRKLAVREMPASGTPKELLAAAGIDHEGIAEAAQALVSAPV, encoded by the coding sequence ATGGGCGACAACGACTTCCGCCGTGAGCTCGGTAAGCAGCTGCGGGTCGACTCGGTGCGCGTGAGCGCCAAGGCGGGCTCTGGGCACCCGACGTCGTCGATGTCCGCCGCCGATCTGATGGCGGTGCTACTGGACGGGCACCTGCGCCTCGACCCGGCGCAGCCGGGCGATCCCCACCGCGACCACCTCGTCTTCTCCAAGGGGCACGCCTCACCGCTGTACTACTCGATGTACAAGGCGGTGGGCGTGATCAGCGAGGACGAGTTCCTGACCTACCGGACGTTCGGCAGCCGCCTCGAGGGGCACCCGACACCGCGCTTCGCGCCCACCGACGTCGCGACCGGCTCGCTCGGCCAGGGCCTGCCGATCGGTGCCGGGATCGCGCTGGCGGGCAAGCGCCTCGATCACCTCCCGTTCCGCGTCTGGGTGCTGTGCGGTGACTCGGAGATGGCTGAGGGCTCGATCTGGGAAGCCTTCGAGCACGCCGCGCACTATGAGCTGGACAATCTCACCGTTGTCGTCGACGTGAACCGGCTCGGGCAGACGACGGAAACGATGCTCGGCTGGGACGTCGACACATACGCCGCCCGTGCGCGGGCCTTCGGCTGGCACGCCATCACCCTCGACGGTCACGACGTCGAGGCCATCGAAGCGGCTTATGTCGAGGCGGAGGCGACCACCGGTCGTCCCACCGTACTGTTCGCCAAAACGAAGAAGGGCAGCGGCGTCGAAGCGGTCGAGAACCGGCCCGGCAAGCACGGCAAACCCCTCGACGACCCGAACGCGGCGATCGCCGAGCTCGGTGGTCGCCGTGACCTCGAGGTGACGCTCGCCGAGCCGGACACTTCCGCGCCGGTGCGGTCGCACAGCCGCGTTGAGCTGTCGTTGCCCTTGTGGGACCTGGGCGAGGAGGTCGCGACCCGGGAGGCCTACGGTGAGGCGCTGACCGCGTTGGGCGCCGCGCGTTCCGACGTGGTCGCGCTCGACGGCGAAGTGTCGAACTCGACCAAGAGCGAGATGTTCGCGAAGGCTCACCCGGACCGCTACTTCGAGATGTACATCGCGGAGCAGCAGATGATCGCGGCGGCGGTGGGGTTCGGAGTCCGCGGCTGGACGGCGTACGCGTCGACGTTCGCCGCGTTCCTCAGCCGAGCCTACGATTTCATCCGCATGGCCGCGATCTCGCGGGCGAACCTGCGGCTCTCGGGATCCCATGCCGGGGTCTCGATCGGCCCGGACGGCCCGTCGCAGATGGCGCTGGAGGATCTCGCGGCCCTGCGCGCGGTGCACGGCAGCGTGGTCCTACACCCGTCGGACGCCAACCAGACCGCCCGGCTGGTGGCCGAACTGGCCGACCGGGAAGGCATCTCGTACTTGCGGACGCTGCGCGCGAAGACGGTGGTGCGCACCGGCAAGGACGAGAACGTCCACATCGGAGGCAGCCGCACACTCCGCAGTTCCGCCGACGACCAGGTCACCATCGTCGCCTGCGGTATCACGGTCGGCGAGGCCGAACACGCCGCTGCGCGCCTCGCGGACGAGGGCGTGCAAGCACGTGTGCTCGACTGCTATTCGGTGAAACCCATCGACGTCGCCGCTGTCCGCGCGGCCGCCCGGGAAACGGGCGCGGTGATCACGGTGGAGGACCATTGGCCCGAGGGCGGTCTCGGTGACGCCGTGCTGGAGGCACTTGCCGAGCTCCCTGACGCCGTCGTCGTGCGCAAACTCGCGGTCCGGGAGATGCCCGCTTCTGGGACACCCAAGGAACTCCTGGCGGCGGCGGGTATCGACCACGAGGGCATCGCCGAAGCCGCGCAGGCGCTCGTGTCGGCACCGGTCTGA
- a CDS encoding diguanylate cyclase/phosphodiesterase: protein MKPPLKTLKNAVTNRPRLRIPDRASDVESATLRYLLYGILPAWFVPGVLDWWQHRRTHIQDTAGARESLIHLLMMAEVGVPITLALLCEINPLILTIMAATIAAHEATALWDVKTAVDSGREVTPVEQHIHSFLESLPFMGTAAIACLHWKDACELLHADGHRSAWRLRLKRHRLPAGYLAGIATAITGLIALPYGEELNRCIRTATHRRLTA, encoded by the coding sequence ATGAAGCCGCCGCTGAAAACCCTGAAGAACGCTGTCACCAATCGGCCGAGGCTGCGGATCCCCGACCGAGCGTCCGATGTGGAGTCAGCCACCCTGCGCTACCTGCTCTACGGCATCCTCCCCGCGTGGTTCGTCCCCGGCGTGCTCGACTGGTGGCAGCACCGCCGCACCCACATCCAGGACACCGCCGGCGCCCGCGAATCGCTGATCCACCTGCTGATGATGGCCGAAGTGGGCGTACCGATCACCCTCGCCCTGCTGTGCGAGATCAACCCGCTCATCCTCACCATCATGGCCGCCACCATCGCCGCCCACGAGGCCACCGCCCTGTGGGACGTCAAGACCGCCGTCGACAGCGGCCGCGAAGTCACCCCCGTCGAACAGCACATCCACAGCTTCCTCGAATCCCTGCCGTTCATGGGCACGGCCGCGATCGCCTGCCTGCACTGGAAAGACGCCTGTGAACTCCTGCACGCCGACGGCCACCGCAGCGCCTGGCGGCTGCGGCTCAAACGCCACCGTCTACCCGCCGGCTACCTCGCCGGCATCGCCACCGCGATCACCGGCCTGATCGCCCTGCCCTACGGCGAAGAACTCAACCGCTGCATCCGCACCGCGACGCACCGGCGCCTGACGGCCTGA
- a CDS encoding plasmid stabilization protein, whose product MPEQSWSTKRERQYEHIKSSQKKQGASTGRAEEIAARTVNKNRAQSGESRTASKSSTRDTSPQKRGGKRSGNRQGPGGPTKDQLYNEAKKRNIKGRSSMTKKELQNALGR is encoded by the coding sequence GTGCCTGAGCAAAGCTGGAGCACCAAGCGCGAACGTCAGTACGAGCACATCAAGTCGTCGCAGAAGAAGCAGGGCGCCAGCACCGGGCGAGCCGAGGAAATCGCCGCGCGCACGGTCAACAAGAACCGGGCCCAGTCCGGCGAATCCCGCACGGCCAGCAAGAGTTCGACCCGCGACACCTCGCCGCAGAAACGCGGCGGGAAGCGTTCCGGCAACCGGCAAGGCCCCGGTGGGCCGACGAAGGACCAGCTTTACAACGAGGCCAAGAAGCGCAACATCAAGGGCCGCTCCAGTATGACCAAAAAGGAGCTGCAGAACGCCCTCGGACGCTGA
- a CDS encoding STAS domain-containing protein, whose protein sequence is MTGPFPHSAATFTVTGNLDSTVFAATGDLDCTVADHLHGRLLDEITLRPRALIVDLTRVGFCSARALRALLAASAEAHAAGIPCVTVSDQQAVRRPITLLKLDHVLLLHENLAAAREWLTVSHGVADVAGHR, encoded by the coding sequence ATGACGGGCCCATTTCCGCACAGCGCGGCGACGTTCACCGTCACCGGCAACCTCGACTCGACCGTGTTCGCCGCGACCGGCGACCTCGACTGCACCGTCGCCGACCACTTGCACGGCCGGCTGCTCGACGAGATCACGCTGCGCCCGCGCGCGTTGATCGTCGACTTGACTCGCGTGGGCTTCTGCTCCGCGCGGGCTTTGCGCGCTCTGCTCGCGGCTTCGGCCGAAGCCCACGCCGCCGGCATCCCGTGCGTGACCGTGAGCGATCAACAAGCGGTTCGGCGCCCGATCACCCTGCTGAAGCTGGACCACGTCCTCCTGCTGCACGAGAATCTCGCAGCCGCCCGGGAATGGCTGACGGTCTCGCATGGTGTCGCCGACGTCGCCGGCCATCGGTAG
- a CDS encoding FAD-dependent oxidoreductase translates to MKDVELDVPALGAVRVAGQAHFHPRRWLLGLAAEVEHAGGTVLEHTRALGLDLRGRVVRTSQGDVEADEVVVATHYPVFDRGVYFARLDPVRDLVVAGPAAGNTSLDGMYLDADTHHSVRAYTADGTPIVVAGGEHYRVGAESHVEARYERLAAWAGEHAGLHRVTHRWSAHDLSTLDGLPYAGRYLPASLPLWVATGFGQWGMTGGTAAGQVVSARILGEEHPAAALFDPNRFDARSVLSLAEDAFEVGRHLVGDHVSVLQQGRSLGQVRPGQGAVVRVGAELVAAYRAENGDLHTVEAHCTHLGCLVTFNDAEHTWDCPCHGSRFDPTARSSRAPPSGRCAAIRAEPPQATDATGNHIETWFSVATPRVFPGDDAAARQHADRPRHAAGAARARVLLSRARGLSRRMLRAKGTLDLLANSNDLGALLLAVSTLARPGPPLQRAGRGRSPGRPRARSPTRGVPAGRPILQRGTRAGPWPHHAARHRSFRRPRLHESRTLRTRIESRSTSSQQVPARAERSGRDGAGDGPHGESDLAERHRAAHTEVEQLRRTLSSRAPIEQAKGVLMAQRHCTAAEAFEILRMLSQDTNVKLRDVDRGAEAGCHR, encoded by the coding sequence GTGAAGGACGTCGAGCTGGACGTGCCCGCCCTCGGTGCTGTACGCGTCGCCGGGCAAGCGCATTTCCACCCCCGCCGTTGGCTGCTCGGGCTCGCCGCCGAGGTCGAACACGCGGGCGGCACCGTCCTCGAGCACACGCGCGCGCTGGGCCTCGACTTGCGCGGCCGGGTCGTGCGGACGTCCCAGGGTGACGTCGAGGCCGACGAAGTGGTGGTCGCCACGCACTACCCCGTGTTCGACCGAGGGGTCTACTTCGCCCGACTCGACCCGGTGCGCGACCTGGTCGTCGCGGGCCCGGCGGCCGGCAACACCTCCCTGGACGGCATGTACCTCGACGCCGACACCCACCACTCGGTGCGCGCCTACACCGCCGACGGCACCCCGATCGTCGTCGCCGGCGGCGAGCACTACCGCGTCGGCGCCGAATCACACGTCGAGGCACGGTACGAACGCCTCGCCGCCTGGGCCGGCGAACACGCGGGCCTGCACCGCGTGACCCACCGCTGGTCCGCGCACGATCTGTCTACTTTGGACGGTCTACCGTACGCCGGCCGCTATCTACCCGCCTCGCTCCCGCTGTGGGTCGCGACGGGCTTCGGCCAGTGGGGCATGACCGGCGGCACCGCGGCAGGCCAGGTCGTGAGCGCCCGCATCCTCGGCGAGGAGCATCCCGCCGCCGCGCTGTTCGACCCCAACCGCTTCGACGCGCGCTCGGTGCTCAGCCTCGCCGAAGACGCCTTCGAGGTCGGCCGCCACCTCGTCGGCGACCACGTGTCCGTGCTGCAGCAGGGCCGCTCTCTGGGCCAGGTACGACCGGGCCAGGGCGCCGTGGTCCGCGTAGGCGCCGAACTCGTCGCCGCCTACCGAGCGGAAAACGGCGATCTGCACACCGTCGAAGCCCACTGCACGCACCTCGGCTGCCTGGTGACCTTCAACGACGCGGAACACACCTGGGACTGCCCGTGCCACGGCTCCCGCTTCGACCCGACGGCGCGGTCGTCCAGGGCCCCGCCGTCCGGCCGTTGCGCCGCCATCCGCGCTGAGCCGCCGCAGGCCACGGACGCGACGGGCAACCACATCGAAACATGGTTTTCGGTGGCCACGCCAAGGGTATTTCCCGGGGATGACGCGGCTGCGAGGCAGCACGCTGACCGGCCCCGGCATGCGGCGGGTGCGGCGCGGGCGCGGGTTCTTCTGTCTCGTGCCCGCGGCCTGAGCCGTCGCATGCTGCGAGCGAAAGGTACCCTCGACCTACTTGCCAACAGCAACGACCTTGGCGCGTTGCTACTGGCCGTGAGCACTCTCGCGAGGCCGGGCCCGCCGCTTCAACGAGCTGGTCGTGGTCGGTCGCCCGGTCGGCCACGAGCACGGTCGCCGACCCGTGGCGTCCCTGCGGGACGGCCCATCCTGCAGCGGGGGACGCGTGCCGGACCGTGGCCCCACCACGCCGCGCGCCACCGCAGTTTCCGGCGTCCGCGCCTGCATGAGTCCAGGACACTCCGCACTCGCATTGAATCTCGGAGCACATCGTCCCAGCAGGTGCCGGCCCGCGCCGAGCGCAGTGGCCGCGATGGAGCGGGTGACGGGCCGCACGGCGAGAGCGATCTGGCGGAGCGCCACCGCGCCGCGCACACCGAGGTGGAGCAGTTGCGGCGGACGTTGTCCTCACGGGCGCCGATCGAACAGGCCAAGGGCGTCCTGATGGCGCAACGTCACTGTACGGCCGCCGAGGCATTCGAGATCCTTCGCATGCTGTCGCAGGACACCAACGTCAAACTCCGCGACGTGGACCGCGGCGCTGAAGCTGGTTGCCACCGATGA
- a CDS encoding IS630 family transposase has protein sequence MSDGVAGRRGPKLEPVLLTDEERSTLERWVRRRNSAQALAARSRIVLACAQDGVPPVVGVAKDLGVSPDMVRKWRRRFLAHRLDGLVDEPRPGRPPVIGVEDVEAVVVATLEEIPKDATHWSRASMAQHSGLSKSTVGRIWRKFQLKPHLTDTFKLSTDPLFVEKVHDVVGLYFNPPDGAIVLSVDEKSQIQALDRSQPVLPMMPGMPERRTHDYVRNGLTTLFAAFDVATGEVVSALHRRHRAAEFKKFLAKIDKQVPAHLQIHLICDNYGTHKTPAIRAWLERHPRFHMHFTPTGSSWINQVERWFGFLADQQIRRGVHKNVQNLEADIRSWIKEWNDNPRPFIWTKTAAEILESLANFCRRISDAGH, from the coding sequence ATGTCTGATGGTGTCGCGGGACGTCGGGGGCCGAAGCTTGAGCCGGTGCTGCTCACCGATGAGGAGCGGTCCACGCTGGAACGCTGGGTGCGGCGGCGAAATTCGGCGCAGGCTTTGGCTGCACGCTCTCGGATTGTGCTGGCGTGCGCCCAGGACGGTGTGCCTCCGGTTGTGGGTGTGGCGAAGGATCTCGGCGTGTCGCCGGACATGGTCCGCAAGTGGCGTCGACGATTCCTGGCACACCGTCTCGACGGGTTGGTCGATGAACCTCGGCCCGGTCGTCCGCCGGTGATCGGGGTCGAGGACGTGGAAGCGGTGGTGGTGGCGACTCTGGAGGAAATCCCGAAGGACGCTACGCACTGGTCGCGTGCGTCGATGGCGCAGCACAGTGGCTTGTCCAAGTCGACCGTCGGCCGGATTTGGCGGAAGTTTCAGCTCAAGCCGCACCTGACCGACACCTTCAAGCTGTCGACCGATCCGTTGTTCGTGGAGAAAGTGCACGACGTTGTCGGGTTGTATTTCAATCCGCCCGACGGTGCGATCGTGCTTTCTGTTGACGAGAAGTCCCAGATCCAGGCTTTGGATCGGTCCCAGCCGGTGCTTCCGATGATGCCCGGTATGCCTGAGCGTCGTACTCATGACTACGTTCGTAACGGTCTGACCACGCTGTTCGCGGCGTTCGACGTCGCCACCGGCGAGGTCGTCAGCGCCCTGCACCGCCGGCATCGGGCTGCGGAGTTCAAGAAGTTCCTCGCCAAGATCGACAAGCAGGTCCCCGCTCATCTGCAGATCCATCTGATCTGCGACAACTACGGCACCCACAAAACACCAGCGATTCGGGCGTGGCTGGAACGGCACCCTCGTTTTCACATGCACTTCACTCCGACCGGTTCCTCCTGGATCAATCAGGTTGAGCGGTGGTTCGGTTTCCTTGCCGATCAGCAGATCAGGCGCGGTGTCCACAAGAACGTCCAGAACCTCGAAGCTGACATCCGCTCGTGGATCAAGGAATGGAACGACAACCCCAGGCCTTTCATCTGGACCAAGACCGCCGCTGAGATCCTCGAGTCACTCGCCAACTTCTGCCGACGAATTTCTGACGCAGGACACTAG
- a CDS encoding zinc ribbon domain-containing protein: protein MAAYMLAGLVQCQLCGRRLESRWANGRPGYRCRHGHTGARNRPPGLAKNVYVREDRLLNDLRARFAEEVGHDASAIADYLRSSHLTIMYGGPTHEVKPCGPPRIHAATETTGRQVLLL from the coding sequence ATGGCGGCGTACATGCTGGCCGGCCTCGTGCAATGTCAGCTCTGTGGCCGCCGACTGGAGTCGCGCTGGGCGAACGGCCGGCCCGGCTACCGCTGCCGCCACGGTCACACCGGCGCCCGCAACCGCCCACCAGGACTTGCAAAGAATGTCTACGTCCGCGAAGACCGCTTACTCAACGATCTTCGCGCCCGGTTTGCCGAAGAGGTAGGCCACGACGCTTCCGCGATCGCGGACTACTTGAGGTCGAGTCACCTGACGATCATGTACGGCGGTCCCACGCATGAAGTCAAACCTTGTGGCCCACCACGCATACATGCCGCAACCGAAACCACCGGACGGCAGGTGCTATTACTCTGA
- a CDS encoding IS5 family transposase (programmed frameshift) → MVDRLSLRLVPDELWELAEPLIPVFGPRPQGGGTAPVDARAVFTAIVYVLTSGCAWRDLPPSFGVAFQTAHRRFGQWTKAGLWRQLHHALLDELGSEGLIDWSRAIVDGACVRAKKGGSMTGPSPVDRGKPGSKIHALSDRAGLPLAVAVSAANTNDSHALKPLVMAIPAIKSRRGPRRRKPAKLHADKAYDQPGLRCWVHDRGIKVRIARKGVESKDKLGKHRWVIERTMAWFTGYRRLTLRYERKAEHFLAFLILGASLTCHKKLRKLTT, encoded by the exons GTGGTTGATCGGTTGTCGTTGCGGTTGGTGCCGGATGAACTGTGGGAGCTGGCGGAGCCGTTGATCCCGGTGTTCGGGCCGCGTCCGCAGGGCGGTGGCACTGCCCCGGTGGACGCTCGCGCGGTGTTCACGGCGATCGTGTACGTGCTGACCAGCGGGTGTGCATGGCGGGATCTGCCGCCGTCGTTCGGGGTGGCGTTCCAGACCGCACACCGCCGCTTCGGGCAGTGGACCAAGGCCGGGCTGTGGCGGCAGTTGCACCACGCGCTCTTGGATGAACTCGGCAGCGAGGGCCTCATCGACTGGAGCCGCGCGATCGTGGATGGTGCCTGCGTGCGGGCGA AAAAGGGGGGATCTATGACCGGTCCCAGCCCGGTGGACCGCGGCAAGCCCGGCTCGAAGATCCACGCCCTGTCCGACCGCGCCGGGCTGCCGCTCGCAGTCGCGGTCTCCGCCGCGAATACGAACGACTCCCATGCGCTCAAACCACTGGTGATGGCGATCCCGGCGATCAAATCCCGCCGCGGTCCCCGTCGGCGCAAGCCGGCCAAGCTGCACGCCGACAAGGCCTACGACCAGCCCGGCTTGCGGTGCTGGGTCCACGACCGCGGCATCAAGGTCCGCATCGCCCGCAAAGGCGTCGAATCCAAGGACAAGCTCGGCAAGCATCGCTGGGTGATCGAGCGGACCATGGCCTGGTTCACCGGATACCGACGCCTGACGCTGCGCTACGAACGCAAAGCCGAGCACTTCCTCGCCTTCCTCATCCTCGGAGCCAGCCTCACCTGCCACAAGAAACTCCGCAAACTCACCACATGA
- a CDS encoding nuclear transport factor 2 family protein has translation MAEYTMDDFSALDPFFRIVEEGLAGLVDRSDFFDILAEDVVFEFVITVPGYPRRIEGRRAIVDLYRPYGQGMILHAADELAVHHDPATSVVVLEYAVHGRTVHTGHAYDNHFVSVVTIRDRKVAHWRDYLDPLAVFDAYGWPDQAR, from the coding sequence ATGGCGGAGTACACCATGGACGACTTCTCGGCTCTAGATCCGTTCTTCCGGATCGTCGAGGAAGGGCTGGCGGGGCTCGTCGATCGATCGGACTTCTTCGACATCCTGGCCGAGGACGTGGTCTTCGAGTTCGTGATCACCGTGCCCGGGTATCCGCGACGGATCGAAGGACGCCGGGCCATCGTCGATCTGTACCGCCCGTACGGCCAGGGCATGATCCTGCACGCCGCGGACGAACTGGCCGTTCACCACGATCCCGCCACGTCGGTGGTCGTCCTCGAGTACGCGGTGCACGGGCGCACCGTCCACACCGGACACGCCTACGACAACCACTTCGTCTCCGTCGTCACCATCAGGGACCGCAAGGTGGCGCACTGGCGGGATTACCTCGACCCGCTCGCGGTCTTCGACGCCTACGGCTGGCCGGACCAGGCCCGCTGA
- a CDS encoding aspartate/glutamate racemase family protein, giving the protein MTPGKTVAVIHSGISSMRPIEEALAAELPGALVWHLLDSRLAAAADATGAVDLALRRRVLRLVHHAVAEGADAVVIACSMYGSAAAVSAGLWSVPVLPADEDMMRQAARSGARRIGVVASLRGSAADSGSRLRTAVAEGGSAAEVVPLFCAGAAEAASADDTPALVAALVEGVRTAPGTFDLICLAQYSLAGVRESVAQEVGVQVLSAPELAAHAVRDRLGSGGSEHNDVEFVERNTLAWKGM; this is encoded by the coding sequence GTGACACCTGGCAAGACGGTCGCCGTCATCCACAGCGGGATCTCCTCGATGCGTCCGATCGAGGAGGCGCTGGCGGCGGAACTGCCCGGCGCACTGGTGTGGCACCTGCTGGACAGTCGCCTCGCTGCGGCGGCCGATGCCACCGGCGCCGTCGACCTCGCGCTCCGCCGCCGTGTGCTGCGCCTGGTGCACCACGCCGTCGCCGAAGGAGCCGACGCCGTGGTGATCGCCTGTTCGATGTACGGGTCGGCGGCGGCCGTGTCCGCCGGACTCTGGTCCGTTCCCGTCCTCCCCGCCGACGAGGACATGATGCGGCAGGCGGCGAGGTCCGGTGCCCGGCGCATCGGGGTGGTCGCGTCCCTGCGCGGTTCGGCAGCCGACTCGGGTTCCCGGCTGCGGACCGCTGTCGCGGAAGGCGGGTCGGCCGCGGAAGTGGTTCCGCTGTTCTGCGCGGGCGCCGCCGAGGCGGCCTCGGCTGACGACACACCGGCGCTGGTGGCGGCGCTGGTCGAGGGAGTGCGGACCGCGCCGGGCACCTTCGACCTGATCTGCCTGGCCCAGTACTCGCTGGCCGGTGTTCGCGAGTCAGTGGCACAGGAGGTGGGCGTCCAGGTCCTGTCGGCGCCCGAGCTCGCCGCGCACGCGGTACGGGACCGCCTCGGATCCGGCGGATCCGAACACAACGACGTCGAGTTCGTCGAGCGCAATACTCTGGCGTGGAAAGGAATGTGA
- a CDS encoding FadR/GntR family transcriptional regulator yields the protein MTELRKVERVERFTPALEVTRQLLDYLLQSGNIGVGDRLPSERELCETFEVGRSAVREALKLLSVLGLLEIRQGDGTYLRSATSTLLPQVIQWGMLLGDKNAAELMDARRVIEGGLAELAAQRRTEEDLAALRERLEALRLSRTVSEWVDSDVEFHLQIARSAHSGTLADVLFRLRSLLDSSVRHNRQQADHEASNDVKYREHERILLAIEDRDPAAAAYAMRTHIDRVRERLAAGGAIENEAATTS from the coding sequence GTGACCGAGCTTCGGAAGGTCGAGCGAGTCGAACGGTTCACCCCGGCGCTCGAGGTCACCCGTCAACTGCTGGACTACCTCCTGCAGTCGGGAAACATCGGGGTCGGGGACCGGCTGCCCAGTGAGCGCGAACTCTGCGAGACCTTCGAGGTGGGCCGTTCCGCCGTGCGCGAGGCCCTGAAGCTGCTGAGCGTGCTGGGACTGCTCGAGATTCGACAGGGGGACGGGACCTACCTGCGCAGTGCGACATCCACGCTGCTGCCCCAGGTCATCCAGTGGGGCATGCTGCTCGGCGACAAGAACGCCGCCGAGCTGATGGACGCCCGTCGGGTGATCGAAGGCGGACTAGCCGAGCTGGCCGCCCAGCGGCGCACCGAGGAGGACCTCGCCGCGCTCCGCGAGCGCCTGGAGGCCTTGCGGCTCTCCCGGACCGTCTCCGAATGGGTGGACAGCGATGTCGAGTTCCACCTGCAGATCGCCCGCTCGGCGCACAGCGGAACCCTGGCCGACGTGCTGTTCCGGCTGCGGTCCCTGCTCGACTCCTCCGTCCGGCACAACCGGCAACAGGCGGACCACGAGGCCAGCAACGACGTCAAGTACCGCGAGCACGAGCGGATCCTCCTGGCGATCGAGGATCGGGACCCCGCAGCCGCGGCCTACGCGATGCGGACCCACATCGACCGGGTCCGCGAGCGTCTCGCGGCCGGCGGCGCCATCGAGAACGAGGCGGCCACCACCAGCTGA